The genome window ATGCGGCAGTGGCTCATATTGTCATaatgtactactgttgtcagcTAGATGCAAGTTTAACAAGTGGAATTGGCGGTAGgatcgagaaggacaagttgggGAACAAGAGCAGAGGCGTTGAGCCTAGTCTGAATTATGTGACGGATGCCTTCTCCAGACTCCAGTCCAGGACTCAGGTGCTTCTGCTCATGTGTGCTGCAATTGCTGCCAATATGACTTGCCTGGGCCACGACCCAGCCGCCCAAGACATGTCTGGCCTGGCTTTCTTCCAAACAGAAATCCTAAGCATGTCTCTGGTACAATTTCAGAAATATATTCCGAAACTTGAGCAACCATCTCGATTTGATTTTGCAAACCAGAACCTGTTATTTCAAAACAAATCAAACTACCCATCACATTCACATCCATGTCTACTTGTCTAGTTTACACATGTGCTCAAGGCCATACTGTTTACAGAGCACGCACATTATTTGTACTACCACAAATGGCGACATGGTCGTCTCACCCTCACCATGGATCTATGGTATATCCTAGGCGGCGAGAGCCTTCTTGAAATGCGCGGTCTGGATGTTCTCCACGTCCAGCTTCTTGAAGTTGCTGTTCTTCCTGGTGCTGAAGAAGTCGCCCCAGTTGTACGCGTTGTACCTGGACGGGTTCTCCTCGGTCACCAGCTCCTCGAGCGGCTCCACCATGGTGTAGCTAGCCGGGTTGAAGAAGTAGGGCATGGAGAACCTCTCCTTCGCCGAGTTCACCGACACCCGGTGCTCCGCGCTCTCATACCTGTCGTTGCTCCAGACCTGACCGTTACAGAACATGTGTAGGTTCAGTTGAAGTAGTCGACAGCAATTCGCGAAACATTAACGACacaagagaaaaatgagaaagtCAACAAATATTACTAAGCTGCATATCTTGCATGCAATATGTTGTACCTGAATGAGGTCGCCAACATTGATGATGAACGAGTTGGGAACAGGCTTAACACGAACCCACTCGCCATCGGATCGCCGCCGGACGTCGAGGCCACCAACGTCGTCCTGGTACAGAATCGTCAGGGCGCCGGCATCCTTGTGGCGGCCGACGCCGAGGGCGAGATCGGGGCTCGGGCAGGGAGGGTAGTGATTCAGCCGAAGGAACGTGGTCTGGTCCTTGAAGAAGCCGAACAGCCGGTCGGGCTTCAGGTTCAGGCTCCGGGCGATCAGCTCCAGCAGCTTGAACGCCAGCTCTTCCATCGCCTTTGCGTACTCCTCCAGCGCTTCTCTGCACGGTTTTTCGTTTAAGTTAACATCAGTGAAATTGTAAGGAGAATTCAGTTCTAAATCCCTATTTCTATTGTTCATAAAATTCAGCAACAGAATCTATTTGTATCTTTGATATAACACATGAAaaagagttcatatcaaatacaaataataaatagctatattcgaaattaaaaattatgaaaaattagtatattcgaaattaaaaattatgaaaaattagaagTTCGATTTTcgtttgagaagcaaaatttctaaataaaaagtccagataaaataaaattaataagaaTTGACATTGgggttataatagaaaaaaagatgaccatatcaaatatagtcttagaaaaattcaaactattataaaaatcaaataatataaaaagtacatgtaaaatacaattaaacaATAGCTAAAGTTCATAATAAAAGATAATGAAAACACAAAATTcttactaaaataatagattaagaagcattgTATAACTCATCATCGTCGCATCAAGCAGGAAAGATaaacctattttaattttgaTCGAGCTGCCTATATCTGACGTATGATTTTAttagttgatcaaaatatatatgaattgaACCAATAAATATATACGATTCGGGTGTAAATTttgagcataaataattttcttttctattaacataaattttatgaaatcttctaattttatatattttgtaactaaatgacaccaACCTTGTTAAAAAattaagagactaatttttaattaaatattatctaAATAAAATATTGTTACTAGTCACGTTATTAATATAGACATCTTGCTAGCTTAAATGTTATTATTCTTATATTACATCAACCAaggattttttaaaacaaaatcgGCGCGACGATCATTATGCAAGAAACAACAATACAGTGCGATCAGAAACCATGCATGTTTGCGAGGTTGCAGATGATATAATTCGATCACCTGAATCCCGGCAGGTCCTGGGGCCACTTGTTCTCTAACACGAGCTCGCCGTCTGCctcggcggccggcggcggcggctcgcgCGGGACGAGGTCGAACACCTCCTTCCAGTCCCTGACGTTCTTGGTGTGCTCCGACTCGTAGTACCCGAGCGGCGCCGCCTCGCTCCTCCGCACAGCCGCCTTGCTCTCAGCCGGCAGCGCGAAGAGCGCGCGCTGCGCCTCCGCCGCCCGCGCCACTGCCTCCGCCGGCACGCCGTGGCCCACGACCACGAAGAAGCCCCAGTCCCGGCTCGCCGCGGCCACCTCGGCGGCCAGCGCGTCCACACCCGCCGCGTCGCCGGCGGCAAGAGGGGACAGGTCGATGACCGGGATGCCTGTGGCCTCGATGACGGTCGGCTTGGGGCGGTGCTCGGGGGACTGCACGAAGGCCTGGTCCATCGAGAGGCCGCCCATGTCGATCAAGCTGTTGCTGGTGATGTGGTACGAGGCTACGAGCTGAGCCGGGTTTGTGTGTCTTAGCTAGCTAGGCCGCAGCAGTGTGTGGGACGTGGTGATGAGATGATTCAAAGGGACGTTCGAGCAGGTTTAGATTCAATGAATCTAGATGGGTTTCGGTTCCCGTGCTGACGTGTGGTGTGTCCGGGGATGCAGAAGCCACAAGGTGATGGCTGCTCTGAACAACAAACAAACTTTCTGTTCTGATGTGGTTGCTGTTCGGTGTGTGCTAGATATCATGCTAGAATACGTGTAGTTAAAGTTTAAAAACTTTAatcactaatatacacaaaactattagGATTTAACATATATTAGTAGTgaatttgtcaa of Phragmites australis chromosome 3, lpPhrAust1.1, whole genome shotgun sequence contains these proteins:
- the LOC133912876 gene encoding jasmonate-induced oxygenase 2 → MGGLSMDQAFVQSPEHRPKPTVIEATGIPVIDLSPLAAGDAAGVDALAAEVAAASRDWGFFVVVGHGVPAEAVARAAEAQRALFALPAESKAAVRRSEAAPLGYYESEHTKNVRDWKEVFDLVPREPPPPAAEADGELVLENKWPQDLPGFREALEEYAKAMEELAFKLLELIARSLNLKPDRLFGFFKDQTTFLRLNHYPPCPSPDLALGVGRHKDAGALTILYQDDVGGLDVRRRSDGEWVRVKPVPNSFIINVGDLIQVWSNDRYESAEHRVSVNSAKERFSMPYFFNPASYTMVEPLEELVTEENPSRYNAYNWGDFFSTRKNSNFKKLDVENIQTAHFKKALAA